One part of the Microbacterium saperdae genome encodes these proteins:
- a CDS encoding MFS transporter, producing MTSTHTKARRAGFAAFVGTTIEWYDFYVYATAAALVFGPLFFPSGDRLAETAAAFATFAVAFLVRPLGGIIFGHIGDKLGRRTSLVITLLLMGAATVLVGCLPTYENIGILAPILLILLRAVQGLAVGGEWGGAVLMSVEHAPEKSKTFYGGFTQLGNPAGALLASGIFAIMSRVGDDFIMNGGWRIPFLLSIVLVGVGFWVRYRVEETPVFEAKVEGRKQSMPLAYALRTNWRPILLGIGILPISTGGYYLATTFATAYATGDTIAISEQVILDAMTIASFVEFVVTLPIAWLGDKWGRKNVMYIGLITSVLTFVPFMLVMPGRVEPLIFLFASLVRIAMSATYAPIAALLAQMFRPQSRYTSIALSYGVGAAIWAGFSPWFATQLIAWTGSIWSVLAMFAGMAIIAGICTKLAPQHSDEAPVTGSFTARTDTTANRLP from the coding sequence ATGACTTCCACCCACACCAAGGCGCGACGCGCAGGCTTCGCCGCCTTCGTCGGCACCACCATCGAGTGGTACGACTTCTACGTCTACGCGACGGCCGCCGCCCTCGTGTTCGGACCGCTGTTCTTCCCCAGCGGTGACCGTCTCGCCGAGACGGCTGCCGCGTTCGCGACCTTCGCCGTCGCGTTCCTCGTCCGCCCCCTCGGCGGCATCATCTTCGGTCACATCGGCGACAAGCTCGGCCGGCGCACCTCGCTCGTCATCACCCTGCTGCTGATGGGCGCGGCGACCGTGCTGGTCGGTTGCCTCCCCACCTACGAGAACATCGGCATCCTGGCGCCGATCCTCCTGATCCTCCTGCGCGCCGTGCAGGGTCTCGCGGTCGGCGGCGAGTGGGGTGGTGCGGTGCTGATGAGCGTCGAGCACGCCCCCGAGAAGTCCAAGACCTTCTACGGCGGCTTCACGCAGCTCGGCAACCCGGCCGGTGCGCTGCTCGCCTCCGGCATCTTCGCGATCATGTCGCGCGTCGGCGACGACTTCATCATGAACGGCGGATGGCGCATCCCGTTCCTGCTGTCGATCGTGCTGGTCGGCGTCGGGTTCTGGGTCCGCTACCGCGTCGAGGAGACGCCGGTCTTCGAGGCGAAGGTCGAGGGCCGCAAGCAGTCCATGCCGCTCGCCTATGCGCTGCGCACCAACTGGCGTCCGATCCTGCTCGGCATCGGCATCCTGCCGATCTCGACCGGCGGCTACTACCTCGCGACCACGTTCGCCACGGCCTACGCGACCGGCGACACGATCGCGATCAGCGAGCAGGTCATCCTCGACGCCATGACGATCGCCTCGTTCGTGGAGTTCGTCGTGACCCTCCCCATCGCCTGGCTGGGCGACAAGTGGGGGCGCAAGAACGTGATGTACATCGGTCTGATCACCTCGGTGCTCACGTTCGTGCCGTTCATGCTCGTGATGCCGGGCCGCGTCGAGCCGCTCATCTTCCTGTTCGCCTCCCTGGTGCGCATCGCGATGAGTGCGACCTACGCCCCGATCGCGGCTCTGCTCGCGCAGATGTTCCGGCCGCAGTCGCGCTACACCTCGATCGCGCTGTCCTACGGTGTCGGAGCGGCGATCTGGGCCGGTTTCTCGCCGTGGTTCGCGACGCAGCTCATCGCCTGGACCGGCAGCATCTGGTCGGTCCTCGCGATGTTCGCCGGCATGGCGATCATCGCCGGCATCTGCACGAAGCTCGCACCGCAGCATTCGGATGAGGCTCCCGTCACCGGGTCCTTCACGGCCCGCACCGACACGACCGCGAACAGGCTGCCATGA
- a CDS encoding helix-turn-helix domain-containing protein — protein MSMPFLSGRMPLRAAKRNTELREDVAEGMTIVDADALSQVLSAVDLQVGVARRVALPAGGLLPLAAGAVTLVYVAGGSVQGHPPLTSACSLSVDRASQSVAVTAGSDRLRAGDAFLTLGDTAFLLQADAEASVMVVDLVLSDMTSRLSAVLPDVITVTGFDALEPAAAALAENMGLVDPAACPVRQGDPLICRMMATTVLLSVIRAWAANGCAPAGWPSMSNDPFLDRVVDAIHEEPGREWTVERLASVGAMSRSAFSERFRTALGRSPADYVTEVRVDAAKRMLEEGRSVSETSRELGYASDEGFSRAFRRRTGMTPSSWRQAQRAPVSA, from the coding sequence ATGTCGATGCCGTTCCTGAGCGGGAGGATGCCGCTCCGAGCCGCGAAGAGGAATACGGAGCTCCGCGAAGACGTTGCCGAAGGCATGACGATCGTGGATGCGGACGCACTCTCGCAGGTGCTCAGCGCCGTCGACCTCCAGGTCGGCGTCGCGCGCCGCGTCGCCCTCCCTGCGGGCGGACTGCTGCCCCTGGCCGCCGGAGCGGTGACCCTCGTCTACGTCGCGGGCGGCAGCGTGCAGGGGCATCCGCCGCTCACCTCCGCGTGCAGCCTCAGCGTCGACCGCGCCTCCCAGAGCGTCGCGGTCACGGCGGGATCCGACCGCCTGCGGGCCGGTGACGCCTTCCTGACCCTCGGCGACACGGCCTTCCTCCTCCAGGCGGATGCCGAGGCGAGCGTCATGGTCGTCGATCTCGTGCTCTCGGACATGACCTCCCGGCTCAGCGCCGTGCTGCCCGACGTGATCACCGTGACAGGGTTCGACGCGCTCGAACCGGCCGCCGCCGCACTGGCCGAGAACATGGGCCTCGTCGACCCGGCCGCCTGCCCCGTGCGCCAGGGCGACCCGCTGATCTGCCGGATGATGGCCACGACCGTGCTGCTCTCCGTGATCCGCGCCTGGGCCGCGAACGGCTGCGCGCCCGCCGGGTGGCCGTCGATGTCGAACGACCCCTTCCTCGACCGGGTGGTCGATGCGATCCATGAGGAACCGGGACGGGAGTGGACCGTCGAGCGGCTCGCGAGCGTCGGCGCCATGTCGCGCTCCGCGTTCTCCGAGCGGTTCCGCACGGCCCTCGGCCGCTCCCCCGCCGACTACGTCACCGAGGTGCGCGTCGATGCGGCCAAGCGGATGCTCGAGGAAGGCCGTTCGGTCTCGGAGACCTCCCGCGAGCTGGGCTACGCCTCGGACGAGGGCTTCAGCCGCGCCTTCCGACGCCGCACGGGCATGACCCCGTCGTCATGGCGCCAGGCGCAGCGCGCCCCCGTCTCCGCGTAG
- a CDS encoding MFS transporter, which yields MTTTAPIPTALPPRAERIRYGALIVLMLMGFLLVTAEFLPNGVLTEMADELGVTPGQAGQTVTVTALVGLIVAPTVGLMFPRLDRRSLLVWMALAAAVSNLIVAISPNLIIILLARFLLGAAISAFWAMSITVAARLTGPERLGRGVMFTSAGVSLATVAGVPLGVMLSELVDWRMVFAIAGVLMVLLAVALRLSLPSVPAAQASSLRLLVDTLRRPGIGLGMIGHILVVLGHFSAYTYVRLALERIPDVDASTIVVLLALFGLGGLAGNITIGLVIDRSFAFFAVFAPLVIAAAVISMILLSGTVVGVAIVVLVWGFFFSSWLIVANTWVGHRMPDRLEAGGSLVVVGFQAAIMIAAGVGGLLVDTLSVELVYVIGAVSLIAGAAFFGASNRVRA from the coding sequence ATGACAACAACCGCGCCCATTCCGACGGCCCTTCCCCCGCGTGCGGAGCGCATCCGCTACGGCGCCCTCATCGTGCTCATGCTCATGGGCTTCCTGCTCGTCACGGCCGAGTTCCTGCCCAACGGCGTGCTCACCGAGATGGCCGACGAGCTCGGTGTCACTCCCGGCCAGGCGGGGCAGACGGTCACCGTGACGGCTCTGGTCGGGCTGATCGTGGCTCCCACCGTCGGGCTGATGTTCCCGCGGCTCGACCGCCGCTCCCTGCTGGTGTGGATGGCGCTCGCCGCCGCCGTGTCGAACCTGATCGTCGCGATCTCGCCGAACCTCATCATCATCCTGCTCGCACGCTTCCTGCTGGGGGCCGCGATCAGCGCCTTCTGGGCGATGTCGATCACGGTCGCTGCCCGACTCACCGGCCCGGAGCGCCTGGGCAGAGGCGTCATGTTCACCTCGGCCGGCGTCTCGCTCGCGACCGTGGCCGGCGTGCCGCTGGGCGTGATGCTGAGCGAGCTCGTCGACTGGCGGATGGTCTTCGCGATCGCGGGCGTGCTGATGGTGCTGCTCGCCGTCGCGCTGCGGCTGTCGCTGCCCTCTGTTCCCGCCGCGCAGGCCTCGAGCCTCCGGCTGCTGGTCGACACGCTGCGTCGCCCGGGCATCGGGCTCGGCATGATCGGCCACATCCTCGTGGTGCTCGGACACTTCTCCGCCTACACCTATGTGCGACTCGCACTCGAGCGCATCCCGGATGTCGACGCGTCGACGATCGTCGTGCTGCTCGCCCTGTTCGGGCTCGGCGGGCTGGCAGGCAACATCACGATCGGCCTGGTCATCGACCGCTCCTTCGCTTTCTTCGCGGTCTTCGCGCCGCTCGTGATCGCGGCCGCCGTGATCTCGATGATCCTGCTGTCCGGGACCGTGGTCGGCGTCGCGATCGTGGTGCTCGTGTGGGGCTTCTTCTTCTCGTCGTGGCTGATCGTGGCCAACACGTGGGTCGGGCATCGGATGCCGGACCGCCTCGAAGCCGGCGGCAGCCTGGTCGTGGTGGGCTTCCAGGCCGCGATCATGATCGCCGCGGGCGTGGGCGGTCTGCTCGTCGACACCCTCAGCGTCGAGCTCGTCTACGTGATCGGCGCGGTGTCGTTGATCGCGGGGGCGGCGTTCTTCGGCGCCTCGAACCGCGTGCGGGCCTGA
- a CDS encoding amidohydrolase, with product MRKLTPFDRSSQTEPRLLTARAIHTADAASSTATALLTDRGRIVAIGTVAECERAAERAGLAAERIDLGDAVIVPGFIDAHAHPLMYGQLMTWVDCGPEKAGSIPEIVELLRAAAAGLPEGRPVRGYGYEQRNLAEKRHPTRFELDEVASDREVYLMNASGHGGVVNSYTLTRNGVDRETPNPDGGEYFRDADGELTGEISDAACNMLTGVHGVKIGHHGPNFHLADEPEEHLRQLDAATRRFLAGGVTSIGDAQVTRREFDMYLRLAEAGRLELRVSMYLLSHLLDEALEMGLVGQFGNAHLSFAGIKLYADGTLGGWTAYFPDGYVGDPCRTGQLYHEPAEYAELIRKAHAAGLQTATHAQSPTAIEMVVSAIEAALAERPDADARHRIEHCGLPTPAQIERMAVSGIRPVNQTQHYFNWGEGVEEAIGTPGERFNPLGEFERAGVPFTISSDAPVAEPVPLEAIQTAVTRVTRRGHKLGPDDLRVSALAALRAHTIEGAISIGREDDLGSLEVGKYADFAVLSDDPLAVAGEDIAAITVRETWVDGERRHHV from the coding sequence ATGAGAAAGCTCACCCCCTTCGACCGCTCCTCCCAGACGGAGCCGCGGCTCCTGACCGCCAGGGCGATCCACACCGCGGATGCCGCGTCTTCGACCGCGACCGCGCTGCTGACCGATCGCGGACGGATCGTGGCGATCGGCACCGTCGCCGAGTGCGAGCGGGCTGCCGAGCGCGCCGGTCTCGCCGCGGAGCGGATCGACCTCGGCGATGCCGTCATCGTCCCCGGCTTCATCGACGCCCACGCCCACCCTCTGATGTACGGGCAGCTGATGACCTGGGTCGACTGCGGTCCGGAGAAGGCGGGCAGCATCCCGGAGATCGTGGAGCTGCTGCGCGCGGCGGCGGCCGGTCTTCCCGAGGGGCGGCCGGTGCGCGGCTACGGATACGAGCAGCGCAACCTCGCCGAGAAGCGGCATCCCACCCGGTTCGAACTCGACGAGGTCGCCTCCGACCGCGAGGTCTACCTGATGAACGCCTCCGGCCACGGCGGTGTCGTGAACTCGTACACGCTGACGCGGAACGGCGTCGATCGCGAGACCCCGAACCCCGACGGCGGCGAGTACTTCCGCGATGCGGACGGCGAGCTGACGGGCGAGATCTCTGATGCCGCCTGCAACATGCTCACGGGCGTGCACGGCGTGAAGATCGGCCACCACGGTCCGAACTTCCACCTCGCGGACGAGCCGGAGGAGCACCTGCGTCAGCTGGACGCCGCGACCCGGCGCTTCCTCGCCGGCGGGGTGACCTCGATCGGCGATGCCCAGGTCACTCGTCGCGAGTTCGACATGTACCTGCGCCTCGCGGAGGCCGGTCGCCTCGAACTGCGGGTCTCGATGTACCTGCTGTCGCACCTGCTCGACGAGGCGCTGGAGATGGGGCTGGTGGGCCAGTTCGGCAACGCGCACCTGAGCTTCGCGGGCATCAAGCTCTACGCCGACGGCACGCTCGGCGGCTGGACGGCCTACTTCCCCGACGGCTACGTCGGCGATCCCTGTCGCACCGGGCAGCTCTACCACGAGCCCGCCGAGTACGCGGAGCTGATCCGCAAGGCGCACGCGGCAGGCCTGCAGACCGCGACGCACGCGCAGTCGCCCACGGCGATCGAGATGGTCGTGTCGGCGATCGAGGCCGCGCTCGCCGAGCGTCCGGACGCGGATGCCCGCCACCGCATCGAGCACTGCGGTCTGCCCACTCCCGCGCAGATCGAGCGGATGGCCGTCTCCGGCATCCGTCCTGTCAACCAGACCCAGCATTACTTCAACTGGGGCGAGGGCGTGGAGGAGGCGATCGGCACTCCCGGAGAGCGCTTCAACCCGCTCGGGGAGTTCGAGCGGGCCGGTGTGCCGTTCACGATCTCCTCGGATGCTCCTGTGGCCGAGCCCGTTCCGCTCGAGGCCATCCAGACCGCGGTCACCCGCGTCACGCGCCGAGGGCACAAGCTCGGCCCCGATGATCTGCGGGTCTCGGCACTCGCCGCCCTGCGCGCGCACACGATCGAGGGAGCGATCTCGATCGGACGCGAAGACGACCTCGGCTCACTCGAGGTCGGGAAGTACGCCGACTTCGCGGTGCTCTCGGACGATCCGCTCGCGGTGGCCGGCGAGGACATCGCCGCGATCACCGTGCGCGAGACCTGGGTCGACGGGGAGCGCCGCCACCATGTCTGA
- a CDS encoding sirohydrochlorin chelatase, with protein sequence MVRPTLLAVSHGTDDADGARAIADLVAQVAAHLPDVEVRSAFVDVQQPEARDALAAIEGPVVVVPLLLSSGFPVLHDLHGMVADRMDAIVADPLGPDPRLAQVLAQRLSGASDHPVILAIAGSHGPRSVTDAEDMAALLHTHLGRPVHLAYLAALEPDLPTALAAHPGAVVSTYLLARGALFDLAVRHSSGRSLTMPLLNGISVPEPLIALVIARYEDAAARLANDDAPACTAELAG encoded by the coding sequence ATGGTCCGCCCCACGCTGCTCGCCGTGTCGCACGGCACCGACGATGCCGACGGCGCCCGCGCGATCGCCGACCTCGTCGCCCAGGTCGCCGCACACCTGCCTGATGTGGAGGTGCGCAGCGCCTTCGTCGACGTGCAGCAGCCCGAAGCGCGCGACGCCCTCGCGGCGATCGAGGGACCGGTCGTGGTCGTCCCGCTCCTGCTGTCGTCGGGATTCCCCGTGTTGCACGACCTGCACGGCATGGTGGCCGACCGGATGGATGCGATCGTCGCCGACCCGCTCGGCCCCGACCCCCGTCTCGCGCAGGTGCTGGCGCAGCGCCTGTCCGGGGCTTCCGATCATCCGGTGATCCTGGCGATCGCAGGGTCGCACGGCCCCCGTTCGGTCACCGACGCCGAGGACATGGCCGCTCTGCTCCACACGCATCTGGGCCGCCCCGTGCACCTCGCCTACCTTGCCGCGCTCGAGCCGGACCTGCCGACCGCCCTGGCCGCGCACCCCGGCGCTGTCGTGTCGACCTATCTGCTCGCCCGGGGCGCCCTCTTCGACCTCGCCGTGCGGCATTCCTCCGGCCGCAGCCTGACCATGCCGCTCCTGAACGGCATCAGCGTGCCCGAGCCCCTCATCGCGCTCGTGATCGCACGCTACGAAGACGCCGCGGCCCGGCTCGCGAACGATGACGCGCCCGCCTGCACCGCCGAACTGGCAGGATAG
- a CDS encoding NAD(P)/FAD-dependent oxidoreductase, with translation MTDQTPYDVLIIGGGPAGLSAALNLGRSLMRVLVVDADRPRNAATLQSHGFLTRDGVPPHELRRLARAELAAYPNIEILSRNRVFALRTTDAGFTADVGRREPTASVTARAVLVATGLRETLPDVPNLRGFYGISLFSCAACDAWELRDRRLALIGESTDLADRARLIARWTDSLTAFTHGSDAVTSAQQSELEAAGVAVQRHPITELVGERGRLEAVRLSDGTEIALDGGFVRPEWQTELSFLDDIFPAIDRDGNLVTDRSGRTDVPGLYAAGDAAIPGPQQLIVAAGAGARVAAVMVHDAVGVATAH, from the coding sequence ATGACGGATCAGACCCCGTACGACGTGCTGATCATCGGCGGAGGCCCCGCGGGCCTCTCCGCCGCGCTCAACCTCGGACGCTCTCTGATGCGCGTGCTGGTGGTCGACGCCGACCGGCCCCGCAATGCCGCGACCCTGCAGTCGCACGGCTTCCTGACGCGCGACGGCGTGCCGCCGCACGAGCTGCGCCGACTGGCCAGGGCGGAGCTCGCCGCCTACCCGAACATCGAGATCCTCTCGCGCAACAGGGTGTTCGCGCTCCGCACGACGGATGCCGGATTCACCGCCGACGTCGGGCGACGCGAACCCACCGCTTCCGTGACCGCCCGCGCTGTCCTGGTGGCCACCGGCCTGCGAGAGACTCTGCCCGATGTGCCGAACCTGCGCGGCTTCTACGGCATCAGTCTGTTCAGCTGCGCCGCGTGCGATGCCTGGGAGCTGCGCGACCGCCGTCTCGCGCTGATCGGAGAGTCCACCGATCTCGCTGATCGCGCGCGGCTCATCGCCCGGTGGACCGACAGTCTCACGGCGTTCACGCACGGGTCGGATGCCGTGACCTCCGCGCAGCAGAGCGAGCTCGAAGCCGCGGGGGTGGCGGTGCAGCGGCATCCGATCACCGAGCTCGTGGGCGAGCGCGGCAGACTCGAAGCCGTCCGGCTCTCGGACGGCACCGAGATCGCCCTCGACGGCGGGTTCGTGCGACCCGAGTGGCAGACGGAGCTGTCGTTCCTCGACGATATCTTCCCGGCGATCGATCGCGACGGCAACCTGGTCACCGACCGTTCCGGTCGCACCGATGTGCCCGGGCTTTACGCCGCAGGCGATGCCGCCATCCCCGGTCCGCAGCAGCTGATCGTCGCCGCGGGGGCGGGCGCCAGGGTCGCCGCCGTCATGGTGCATGACGCGGTGGGCGTCGCGACCGCGCATTGA
- a CDS encoding HAD-IA family hydrolase, protein MIRAVLFDLEARHGLEVGAIARAAFRSPVIEDVTTGRITRAEWLRRIGEHTGAAEAVDEWGRTAFRVDRDLTALADELRAHGLIAAILTNGTDTIAAEIASCGLDHHFSPIFNSAEIGFAKPDPRAFRYVLDTLALPADQVFFTDDSPSKLVGAAGLGLHTHPFTGVEALRSALRDCGVDVRAAAA, encoded by the coding sequence ATGATCCGCGCTGTGCTGTTCGACCTCGAGGCTCGCCATGGCCTCGAGGTCGGCGCGATCGCCCGCGCCGCGTTCCGCTCGCCCGTGATCGAGGACGTGACCACAGGGCGCATCACCCGCGCGGAATGGCTTCGCCGCATCGGCGAGCACACTGGGGCGGCGGAGGCCGTCGACGAGTGGGGTCGCACGGCGTTCCGCGTCGATCGCGACCTGACGGCACTGGCCGATGAGCTGCGCGCGCACGGTCTGATCGCCGCGATCCTCACCAACGGCACCGACACGATCGCCGCCGAAATCGCGAGCTGCGGCCTCGATCACCACTTCTCCCCGATCTTCAACTCGGCGGAGATCGGCTTCGCCAAGCCCGACCCCCGAGCGTTCCGCTACGTCCTCGACACACTCGCGCTCCCCGCCGATCAGGTCTTCTTCACCGACGATTCACCGTCGAAACTGGTCGGCGCAGCAGGACTCGGGCTGCACACCCACCCTTTCACCGGCGTCGAGGCACTCCGTTCCGCCCTCCGGGACTGCGGAGTGGACGTGCGCGCCGCGGCCGCGTGA
- a CDS encoding DUF3817 domain-containing protein, with translation MFRSPDRLFRVLAIAEAITWTILISAIIARAVGAPGVVVTIGGGIHGFVFLAYAATAVLVAVNQRWHVGVAALAVVSAVVPYATIPTEIWLHRTGRLDGAWRLDATDDPRDGRWYDRLMRWFLRRPWVLAVLLAGGIIALYVILLLVGPPGGK, from the coding sequence GTGTTCCGCTCACCCGACCGCCTGTTCCGAGTTCTCGCGATCGCGGAGGCGATCACCTGGACGATCCTGATCTCCGCGATCATCGCCAGGGCGGTGGGGGCGCCGGGGGTCGTCGTGACGATCGGTGGAGGCATCCACGGGTTCGTGTTCCTGGCGTATGCCGCGACCGCCGTGCTGGTCGCGGTGAACCAGCGGTGGCACGTCGGAGTCGCCGCCCTCGCCGTGGTCAGCGCCGTCGTCCCCTACGCCACGATCCCCACCGAGATCTGGCTGCACCGCACGGGGCGGCTCGACGGAGCCTGGCGTCTCGACGCCACCGACGACCCGCGCGACGGTCGCTGGTACGACCGGCTGATGCGCTGGTTCCTGCGTCGTCCGTGGGTGCTCGCGGTGCTGCTCGCCGGCGGCATCATCGCGCTCTACGTCATCCTGCTGCTCGTGGGTCCGCCCGGCGGCAAGTGA
- a CDS encoding thiamine pyrophosphate-binding protein, with amino-acid sequence MSDIDTAEQYADTAGRAVLETIRAYGVTAVFGIPGTHNLELYRPLADLGIRAVTNRHEQGSGYGADGWAQQTGLPGVVITTSGPGLQNAMSAIGTAFCESRPLLVLSPGVPLGAEFADVGTLHETKDATAMVGAIAEWSRRVRSAAEAVDAVHDAFALFRTGRPRPVHIEIPLDVLEAAADVPAEDRRARARPPRASGDAGAVAEAARLLSAAVTPVIVVGGGATAAAAEVTALAEQLGAPVLTTLNGKGVVDEQHPLALGSNLRLAAAREVAEAADVLLVIGSKLGEAELWTPRLEARGAVVRIDVSPAQIDKNLSATVGIVGDAAATAGALLAALPQGAARVPALDAVRSAIVAEMRETAPDTVALAEIIAAGLPDDAIVAGDSSQIVYMALGSVLRPQHPHSLLYTPTYATLGYGLPAAIGARVAQTERPVVTVIGDGALMFCVNELVTAIEQRLDVTIVCVDNGGYAEIRQNEVDRGMAPIGVDLVQPDWAALAQAFGGVGRRVDRRDDIASSIRAAIAEGGVQLVHIPQAAL; translated from the coding sequence ATGTCTGACATCGACACCGCCGAGCAGTACGCGGACACCGCCGGTCGGGCGGTGCTGGAGACGATCCGCGCCTATGGCGTGACAGCGGTCTTCGGCATCCCCGGCACGCACAATCTCGAGCTCTACCGACCGCTCGCCGATCTCGGCATCCGCGCCGTGACGAATCGGCACGAGCAGGGTTCCGGCTACGGCGCCGACGGGTGGGCGCAGCAGACCGGGCTGCCGGGTGTGGTCATCACGACCTCCGGGCCCGGACTGCAGAACGCGATGAGCGCGATCGGCACGGCCTTCTGCGAGTCGCGTCCGCTGCTCGTGCTGTCGCCCGGCGTGCCGCTCGGTGCGGAGTTCGCCGACGTCGGCACGCTGCACGAGACGAAGGATGCCACGGCCATGGTCGGCGCGATCGCGGAGTGGTCGCGCCGCGTGCGCTCCGCAGCGGAGGCCGTCGACGCCGTGCACGATGCCTTCGCGCTGTTCCGCACCGGACGCCCGCGCCCCGTGCACATCGAGATCCCGCTCGATGTGCTGGAGGCGGCGGCCGACGTGCCTGCCGAGGATCGTCGCGCGCGTGCTCGGCCGCCCCGTGCATCCGGCGATGCCGGTGCGGTCGCCGAGGCCGCACGGCTGCTGTCCGCCGCCGTCACCCCGGTGATCGTCGTCGGTGGTGGCGCGACCGCTGCCGCCGCCGAGGTCACCGCCCTCGCCGAGCAGCTCGGCGCCCCCGTGCTCACGACGCTCAACGGCAAGGGCGTCGTCGACGAGCAGCATCCGCTCGCGCTCGGTTCGAATCTGCGTCTGGCCGCCGCACGCGAGGTCGCCGAGGCGGCCGATGTGCTGCTCGTGATCGGGTCGAAGCTGGGGGAGGCCGAGCTGTGGACTCCCCGGCTCGAGGCGCGCGGCGCCGTCGTGCGCATCGACGTCTCTCCGGCGCAGATCGACAAGAACCTCTCGGCCACCGTCGGGATCGTCGGGGATGCCGCGGCCACCGCGGGGGCTCTGCTCGCGGCGCTTCCGCAGGGCGCCGCCCGTGTGCCCGCGCTCGATGCCGTCCGCAGCGCGATCGTCGCCGAGATGCGCGAGACCGCGCCCGACACCGTCGCCCTCGCCGAGATCATCGCGGCCGGTCTGCCGGATGACGCGATCGTCGCGGGTGACTCCTCGCAGATCGTGTACATGGCGCTGGGCAGCGTGCTTCGCCCGCAGCATCCGCACTCCCTGCTCTACACGCCCACCTACGCCACACTCGGCTACGGGCTGCCGGCCGCGATCGGCGCGCGCGTGGCGCAGACCGAGCGCCCGGTCGTGACGGTGATCGGCGACGGCGCCCTGATGTTCTGCGTGAACGAGCTCGTGACAGCGATCGAGCAGCGTCTCGACGTCACGATCGTGTGCGTCGACAACGGCGGCTACGCCGAGATCCGGCAGAACGAGGTCGACCGCGGCATGGCGCCGATCGGTGTCGACCTCGTGCAGCCCGACTGGGCCGCGCTGGCGCAGGCCTTCGGCGGCGTCGGCCGTCGGGTGGACCGACGCGACGACATCGCGTCGAGCATCCGTGCCGCGATCGCCGAGGGAGGCGTGCAGCTCGTGCACATCCCCCAGGCAGCCCTCTGA
- the speB gene encoding agmatinase encodes MTENVGPIDASANPRYSGIATFARLPRIEDVPRADIAVVGIPFDSGVSYRPGTRFGPSHVRESSRLLRPYNPAQDVSPFELAQVVDAGDIPVNPFDLTAAVNEVERAALALGEQVSRIVTIGGDHTVALPLLRAVAAKHGPVAVLHFDAHLDTWDTYFGAPITHGTPFRRASEEGLIDLTASCHVGTRGPLYSKQDLEDDERLGFSIVSSEYIEEHGVEAAIARILQRIGDKPLYVSIDIDVLDPAHAPGTGTPEAGGLTSRELLRILRALRAQDIVGADVVEVSPAYDHAQMTGIAASHVVYELVTLLAARIGEA; translated from the coding sequence ATGACTGAGAACGTGGGCCCGATCGACGCCTCCGCGAACCCCCGCTATTCCGGGATCGCGACCTTCGCGCGGCTGCCGCGCATCGAAGACGTGCCGCGCGCCGACATCGCCGTCGTCGGCATCCCCTTCGACTCCGGGGTGAGCTACCGGCCGGGCACCCGGTTCGGACCGTCGCACGTGCGCGAGTCCTCGCGCCTGCTGCGCCCGTACAACCCCGCGCAGGATGTCTCGCCGTTCGAGCTCGCGCAGGTGGTGGATGCCGGAGACATCCCGGTGAACCCGTTCGACCTGACCGCGGCGGTGAACGAGGTGGAGCGCGCGGCGCTCGCCCTCGGCGAGCAGGTCTCGCGCATCGTCACGATCGGCGGAGACCACACGGTCGCGCTTCCGCTGCTGCGGGCCGTCGCCGCGAAGCACGGTCCGGTCGCGGTGCTGCACTTCGACGCGCACCTCGACACCTGGGACACCTACTTCGGCGCCCCCATCACGCACGGCACGCCGTTCCGTCGCGCCAGCGAGGAGGGGCTGATCGACCTCACCGCCAGCTGCCACGTCGGCACGCGAGGGCCGCTGTACTCGAAGCAGGACCTCGAGGATGATGAGCGCCTCGGCTTCTCGATCGTCTCGAGCGAGTACATCGAGGAGCACGGCGTCGAGGCCGCGATCGCGCGGATCCTGCAGCGCATCGGCGACAAGCCGCTGTACGTGTCGATCGACATCGACGTGCTCGACCCCGCGCATGCGCCGGGCACGGGAACTCCCGAGGCCGGAGGGCTCACCAGCCGTGAACTGCTGCGCATCCTGCGGGCCCTGCGCGCACAGGACATCGTGGGCGCCGACGTGGTCGAGGTGTCGCCCGCCTACGACCACGCGCAGATGACCGGCATCGCCGCGAGCCACGTGGTGTACGAGCTGGTGACGCTGCTGGCCGCCCGCATCGGGGAGGCCTGA